A stretch of the Lolium perenne isolate Kyuss_39 chromosome 3, Kyuss_2.0, whole genome shotgun sequence genome encodes the following:
- the LOC139838600 gene encoding uncharacterized protein encodes MASSSDQATNVSNIAGMLNGIEQLNGSNYVTWKEKLEITMALLNIDYALLNDPPEVPKENNENYEALKKEYDIIKAKWDDSNRKCLMMIKGSITQSMRGALPDCETAKGYFAKIEHQFKGSSKVYATSLIRRLIDEKYDPTGSLREHIMKKCNMAAKLKSMEMEISNGFLVHFIMSSLPPQFDPFMINYNAMDVKWEIDEMMARCVQEEERLKADRIDHVNQFGHSQKKKYRKFVNEYVKPKPYKFKEKGQSSKGSQQKKPEKAPNAEGNNSNACHFCGKGGHRRKDCFGFKRWLKERGIQYEEDPKKRGKNN; translated from the exons ATGGCATCATCTTCAGACCAAG CAACTAATGTCTCTAATATTGCTGGAATGCTAAATGGCATCGAACAGCTAAATGGCAGCAATTATGTCACATGGAAGGAGAAGCTTGAGATCACTATGGCCTTACTCAATATTGATTATGCTCTCCTTAATGATCCTCCTGAGGTGCCTAAAGAAAATAATGAAAATTATGAAGCCCTCAAGAAGGAATATGACATTATTAAGGCTAAGTGGGATGACTCTAATCGCAAGTGCCTTATGATGATAAAGGGCTCCATTACACAGAGTATGAGGGGAGCCCTTCCTGATTGTGAGACAGCAAAAGGGTACTTTGCAAAAATTGAGCATCAATTTAAAGGGTCTTCTAAAGTTTATGCAACAAGTCTTATCAGAAGGCTAATTGATGAAAAATATGATCCCACTGGAAGTCTTCGAGAGCATATTATGAAAAAATGCAACATGGCCGCCAAACTAAAGTCAATGGAGATggaaatctctaatggtttcctcGTCCATTTTATTATGTCATCTTTGCCTCCCCAATTTGATCCATTTATGATCAACTATAATGCGATGGATGTTAAATGGGAGATTGATGAAATGATGGCGCGATGtgtgcaagaagaagaaaggctTAAGGCTGACAGAATTGATCATGTTAATCAGTTTGGTCATTCACAAAAGAAGAAGTATAGAAAATTTGTGAATGAATATGTGAAGCCCAAGCCTTATAAGTTCAAGGAAAAAGGCCAATCCTCAAAAGGATCACAGCAAAAGAAGCCTGAAAAAGCGCCTAATGCTGAAGGAAATAATTCCAATGCTTGCCACTTTTGTGGAAAAGGTGGGCATAGGCGAAAGGATTGTTTTGGCTTCAAGAGATGGCTCAAAGAAAGAG GGATTCAATATGAGGAAGACCCTAAAAAGAGGGGAAAGAACAATTAG